In Candidatus Roseilinea sp., one DNA window encodes the following:
- a CDS encoding GCN5 family N-acetyltransferase, whose product MSKPMPAPAHKARAAVKIRKATPVDGDVLCDLICALADYERLPRPDETARERLKRDAFGESPRFDAWLAEMEGRPVGYAITFFTYSTFLALPSLYLEDIFVLPEYRSQKIGAALFKHCVKVACDAGCGRMEWQVLHWNTPAIEFYERMGATRLQGWHPYRLTRAELERILLD is encoded by the coding sequence ATGTCCAAGCCAATGCCTGCGCCGGCGCACAAGGCGCGCGCTGCAGTGAAGATTCGCAAAGCCACGCCGGTGGACGGCGATGTATTGTGCGATCTGATCTGTGCGTTGGCCGACTACGAGCGACTGCCGCGTCCCGATGAAACGGCGCGCGAGCGTTTGAAGCGCGATGCGTTCGGCGAGTCGCCGCGGTTCGACGCCTGGCTGGCGGAGATGGAGGGCCGGCCGGTGGGCTACGCGATCACCTTTTTCACCTACTCGACCTTCCTGGCGCTGCCGTCGCTGTATCTCGAAGATATCTTCGTGCTGCCCGAGTATCGCTCGCAGAAGATCGGCGCGGCGCTGTTCAAGCATTGCGTCAAGGTGGCATGTGATGCCGGTTGTGGGCGTATGGAGTGGCAGGTGCTACACTGGAATACACCGGCGATCGAGTTCTACGAGCGCATGGGCGCGACGCGCTTGCAAGGCTGGCATCCCTATCGCCTGACGCGCGCCGAACTGGAAAGGATTCTGTTGGATTGA
- a CDS encoding short-chain dehydrogenase, which translates to MNTSLDGKVIAIAGATGGLGPTVAEAFARAGAALSLVDRDASKLDALVASLGTPPERHHWATVDLLDPQQASAWAEQVQKRYGRVDAMLHLVGGYRGGQKIAQFPGEDWVLLKQLLIETTWNVMRAFAEPLKASRGRFVLVSSPQAQKPSHANAAYAACKAASETLTLALADEFKGTGATANIILVNAILTPQMRAEKPDADYAKFTTAEDIAGAMLYLCSDAAANMNGQRLSLFGAR; encoded by the coding sequence ATGAACACCTCCCTGGACGGCAAAGTCATCGCCATCGCCGGCGCGACCGGCGGCCTTGGCCCAACGGTGGCCGAAGCCTTCGCGCGAGCCGGCGCAGCGCTGTCGCTGGTGGACCGCGATGCCTCTAAGCTTGACGCACTCGTCGCGTCGCTCGGCACGCCGCCGGAGAGGCATCACTGGGCGACGGTAGACCTGCTCGATCCACAACAGGCGTCCGCTTGGGCGGAGCAGGTCCAAAAGCGCTACGGTCGCGTAGATGCCATGCTCCACCTCGTCGGCGGCTACCGCGGCGGGCAGAAGATCGCCCAATTCCCCGGCGAAGACTGGGTGTTGTTGAAGCAGCTCTTGATCGAGACGACGTGGAACGTGATGCGCGCCTTCGCCGAGCCGCTCAAGGCCAGCCGCGGCCGCTTCGTCCTGGTGTCCTCACCGCAGGCCCAGAAGCCCTCGCACGCGAACGCCGCCTACGCCGCCTGCAAGGCAGCCAGCGAGACACTCACCCTTGCCTTGGCCGACGAGTTCAAAGGCACCGGCGCAACTGCCAACATCATCCTCGTCAACGCTATCCTCACGCCGCAGATGCGCGCCGAAAAGCCCGATGCCGACTACGCGAAGTTCACTACTGCCGAGGACATCGCCGGCGCGATGTTGTATCTGTGCTCCGACGCCGCAGCCAACATGAACGGCCAGCGGCTGTCGCTCTTCGGCGCACGATGA
- a CDS encoding DNA-binding response regulator, translating to MPKVLIVEDETILLDLLAKHLESEGYTVITATSGDEGLEIARREQPDICVLDVMLPGLDGLSLCRILRRESDMAIILLTARAGEIDRVIGLDNGADDYVVKPFSLPELTARIRAALRRTPKRMESLLRAGDVQLDLVSRRVFLGDKEIKLSHKEFELLATLMRNKGAVLSREFLITQVWGYDFDGDVRTVDVHVRWLREKIEKDPSHPERLQTVRGVGYRID from the coding sequence ATGCCCAAGGTTCTGATTGTCGAAGACGAAACGATTTTGCTCGATTTGTTAGCCAAGCATTTGGAAAGCGAGGGCTACACAGTCATCACCGCCACCAGCGGCGATGAGGGGTTGGAGATCGCGCGCCGCGAGCAGCCCGACATCTGTGTGTTGGACGTGATGCTGCCCGGCCTGGATGGTCTGTCGCTGTGTCGCATCTTGCGGCGCGAGTCGGACATGGCCATCATCCTGCTGACTGCGCGCGCCGGCGAGATAGACCGCGTCATCGGGCTGGACAACGGCGCCGACGACTACGTAGTCAAGCCGTTCAGCCTGCCCGAGCTAACCGCGCGCATCCGGGCCGCCTTGCGGCGTACGCCCAAGCGCATGGAGAGCCTGCTGCGGGCCGGCGACGTGCAGCTCGACCTGGTCTCGCGGCGGGTGTTCCTGGGCGACAAAGAAATCAAGCTCAGCCACAAAGAATTCGAGCTGCTCGCCACGCTGATGCGCAACAAGGGCGCCGTGCTCTCGCGCGAGTTCCTCATCACGCAAGTGTGGGGCTATGACTTCGATGGCGACGTGCGCACGGTGGACGTGCATGTGCGTTGGCTGCGCGAGAAGATCGAGAAAGATCCGTCCCACCCTGAGCGCTTGCAAACCGTGCGCGGGGTGGGGTATCGAATAGACTGA
- a CDS encoding phosphate transport system regulatory protein PhoU: MASSPQVRSVLDHSIDEIRNDILRMGSFIGEQIANAVRALKNRDLSLAHRVVESDQRVNELRYRVESECVRTIATQQPAAKDLRYIIAAIHMAGELERIADHASGIASIAIRIGDEPLIKPLIDIPRMQEIACEMVQDALDAFVQMDAEAAKAVAARDEEVDELYVQVLRELLTFMMQDPKTITQSTYLLWVAHNLERIADRATNLCERVIFAVTAELGDYKPS; the protein is encoded by the coding sequence ATGGCAAGTTCTCCACAGGTTCGCTCCGTGCTGGATCACAGCATAGATGAGATTCGCAACGATATTCTCCGCATGGGGAGCTTCATCGGGGAACAGATCGCCAATGCCGTTCGCGCGCTCAAGAATCGCGATTTGTCGCTCGCGCACCGGGTGGTCGAATCCGATCAGCGCGTCAACGAGCTTCGCTACCGAGTCGAGTCGGAGTGCGTGCGCACGATTGCGACGCAGCAGCCGGCGGCGAAGGATCTGCGCTACATCATCGCGGCCATTCACATGGCCGGCGAGCTGGAGCGCATCGCCGATCACGCCAGCGGCATCGCCTCGATCGCCATCCGGATCGGTGATGAGCCGCTGATCAAGCCACTCATTGACATCCCGCGCATGCAGGAGATCGCCTGCGAGATGGTTCAGGATGCGCTGGACGCATTCGTGCAGATGGATGCCGAGGCCGCCAAGGCGGTAGCAGCGCGTGATGAGGAAGTAGATGAGCTGTACGTGCAGGTCTTGCGCGAGCTGTTGACATTCATGATGCAGGATCCGAAGACGATCACTCAATCAACGTATCTGTTGTGGGTCGCGCACAACCTCGAGCGCATCGCCGACAGAGCGACCAACTTGTGCGAACGCGTGATCTTCGCTGTGACCGCAGAGCTGGGGGATTACAAGCCAAGTTGA
- a CDS encoding aspartokinase encodes MSLAVLKFGGTSVGDGAAIRQTAQIVRDATTRWDQVVVVTSAMGKSADPRDTVKVTDLLLNAARSAASGDGESYPRARRMLADKHHAAIEMTISNADERQRIGEEIDHLLSGFEMLCASVRVLGEVTPRALDAIAGLGERMAARILAGAIRSVGVMAEPLDATDFIVTTDRYQSATPLMGPTRERTIARLTPLLRAGVVPVVTGFIGATPSGVPTTLGRGGSDYSASIIAAALDADEVYNYTDVDGVLTSDPRIVPDARTIEVLTAQEMSEMAYFGASVLHPMTIAPLVEKNIPLRVKNTFNPAHPGTLIVHRSDSVPSSSVIKAVTAIKDVSMMTVSGGGLKGVPGIAGRTFMAVARTNTSVLMISQASAEQNICFVIPKNAAPSVAAELSAEFRREMEHGEINPIESFDEASIITAVGMGISETPGVSGRVFSALGAQNINVFAIAQGSSECAISMIVAADRCDEAVRAVHALTQC; translated from the coding sequence ATGTCACTGGCAGTCCTCAAATTCGGCGGCACGTCCGTCGGCGACGGCGCCGCGATACGCCAAACCGCACAAATCGTCCGCGATGCGACTACGCGCTGGGATCAGGTCGTGGTCGTGACCTCGGCGATGGGCAAATCGGCGGATCCGCGCGATACGGTCAAAGTGACCGACCTGCTGCTGAACGCAGCGCGGTCGGCCGCTTCCGGCGACGGCGAGAGTTACCCGCGCGCCCGCCGCATGCTCGCCGATAAACACCACGCCGCGATCGAAATGACCATCAGCAACGCCGACGAGCGCCAGCGCATCGGCGAAGAGATTGACCATCTGCTCAGCGGCTTCGAGATGCTGTGCGCCAGCGTGCGTGTGTTGGGCGAAGTCACCCCACGCGCGCTCGACGCCATCGCCGGCTTGGGCGAACGCATGGCCGCCCGCATCCTGGCCGGCGCGATCCGCAGCGTCGGCGTGATGGCCGAGCCGCTCGACGCCACCGACTTCATCGTCACCACCGACCGGTACCAGTCGGCCACACCGCTGATGGGACCAACGCGCGAGCGGACGATCGCCCGGCTGACGCCGCTGTTGAGAGCCGGTGTAGTGCCGGTGGTCACCGGCTTCATCGGCGCTACGCCGTCCGGCGTGCCCACCACGCTCGGACGCGGCGGCAGCGACTACAGCGCCAGCATCATCGCTGCGGCACTCGACGCCGATGAGGTCTACAACTACACCGACGTGGACGGCGTCTTGACGAGCGACCCGCGCATCGTGCCCGACGCGCGCACCATCGAGGTGCTGACCGCCCAAGAGATGAGCGAGATGGCTTACTTCGGTGCGTCGGTGTTGCATCCGATGACGATTGCACCGCTGGTGGAGAAGAACATTCCCCTGCGCGTGAAGAACACCTTCAACCCCGCGCACCCGGGCACGCTGATCGTGCATCGCAGCGACAGCGTGCCGAGCAGCAGCGTGATCAAGGCGGTAACGGCGATCAAAGACGTCAGCATGATGACCGTATCAGGCGGCGGGCTGAAAGGCGTGCCGGGCATTGCCGGTCGAACCTTCATGGCCGTAGCACGTACGAACACCAGCGTGCTGATGATCTCGCAGGCATCGGCCGAACAGAACATCTGCTTCGTCATCCCGAAGAACGCCGCGCCGAGTGTGGCCGCTGAATTGAGCGCCGAGTTCCGCCGCGAGATGGAGCATGGCGAGATCAATCCGATTGAGTCGTTCGACGAGGCATCCATCATCACTGCCGTCGGGATGGGCATCAGTGAGACGCCCGGCGTCAGCGGCCGCGTGTTCAGTGCGCTGGGTGCGCAGAACATCAACGTGTTCGCCATCGCGCAGGGATCATCCGAATGCGCGATCAGCATGATCGTGGCCGCCGACCGCTGCGACGAAGCGGTACGCGCCGTGCATGCGCTGACTCAGTGCTGA
- the aqpZ gene encoding aquaporin Z, whose product MINWKALVAEFIGTFTLVFIGSAAVWFAKTTPGYAGGTLVPAFAHGLAIVFAAYSIGKISGAHLNPAVTTAIAIAGGIDWAKAAMYIVTQIVAALVAALVLNGILSPVTQNGVTSAAANFFGAFSYNTAATTSIGALFTEAILTFFLAFVVVMGAVYGKAGDFAGLAIGLTLVMAIAGGGGISEASLNPARSIGPAIVAGNLGNIWIYIIGPVLGAAAAAAIARYVLNPKEPERTPPTRNTGRR is encoded by the coding sequence ATGATCAACTGGAAAGCACTGGTCGCCGAATTCATCGGCACGTTCACGCTGGTCTTCATCGGCTCGGCGGCAGTGTGGTTCGCCAAGACAACGCCAGGCTATGCGGGCGGCACGCTCGTTCCGGCGTTCGCTCACGGCCTTGCCATCGTCTTCGCCGCCTATTCGATCGGCAAGATCAGCGGCGCGCACTTGAACCCGGCTGTGACGACCGCCATCGCCATCGCCGGCGGTATTGATTGGGCCAAAGCGGCCATGTATATCGTCACACAGATCGTCGCTGCGCTGGTCGCCGCGCTGGTGTTGAACGGCATCTTGTCGCCCGTAACGCAGAACGGCGTCACCAGCGCCGCCGCAAACTTCTTCGGCGCGTTCAGTTACAACACCGCCGCCACCACATCCATCGGCGCGTTGTTCACCGAGGCGATCCTGACGTTCTTCCTGGCGTTCGTGGTCGTGATGGGTGCGGTCTACGGCAAGGCAGGTGACTTCGCCGGCCTGGCCATCGGCCTGACGCTGGTGATGGCCATCGCCGGCGGCGGCGGCATCAGCGAAGCCTCGCTCAATCCGGCGCGCTCCATCGGCCCGGCGATCGTGGCCGGCAACCTGGGCAATATCTGGATTTACATCATCGGCCCGGTGCTCGGCGCAGCAGCCGCCGCTGCGATCGCGCGCTACGTGCTCAATCCGAAGGAACCGGAGCGCACGCCACCGACCCGCAACACCGGCCGGCGCTAG
- the der gene encoding GTPase Der yields the protein MKKSFVALVGRPNVGKSTLFNRLIGERLSVVDERPGTTRDRIQAPVTWRGVEFTLVDTGGIEPLEPLRGKDKPALAEASVDFVREIREQAEIAIAEADVIVFTVDAQAGLTAADEAVAEILRKLIGQRQRQGKSTPPIIVAASKAEAQAPRDASVEFYKLGLGEVYPVSGIHGSGAGDLLDAIVAAIPPQPAEEEAPDESVKIALVGRPNVGKSSLFNCLIGEERVIVSDVPGTTRDAIDTRIEFVERESSGVEGEILDDSRSTPHAPRSIPITLIDTAGIRKRGSIAPGVEKWSVLRAFKAVERSDVALLLLDATEGVVAQDEHIAGYILDENKGVVVVVNKWDLIESAEKVARTAKPVEGLGLLTAKMQDFLKLVQQRLNFMAYVPVLFVSAKTGFRTDHILPTALRVNEARAMRISTGDLMRIVREASERHAPPTRAGKRLKIYMATQVGVNPPTFVFHVNDAQLVHFTYQRFLENRLREEFTFLGTPIRMIFRGRKDER from the coding sequence ATGAAGAAGTCATTCGTCGCGCTCGTTGGTCGCCCTAATGTCGGCAAGAGCACCCTGTTCAACCGGCTGATCGGCGAACGCCTGTCCGTAGTGGATGAACGCCCCGGCACTACGCGCGACCGCATCCAGGCACCGGTGACGTGGCGCGGTGTCGAGTTCACCTTGGTAGACACCGGCGGCATCGAGCCGTTGGAGCCGCTGCGCGGCAAAGACAAGCCGGCGCTCGCCGAAGCGTCGGTGGACTTCGTGCGCGAGATCCGCGAACAGGCGGAGATCGCCATCGCCGAAGCCGATGTGATCGTGTTCACCGTGGACGCACAAGCCGGCCTGACGGCTGCCGACGAAGCCGTGGCCGAAATCCTGCGCAAGCTGATCGGCCAACGCCAACGCCAGGGCAAATCCACGCCGCCCATCATCGTCGCAGCGAGCAAGGCCGAGGCCCAGGCACCGCGCGACGCCAGCGTGGAGTTCTACAAGCTCGGCCTGGGCGAGGTCTATCCCGTCAGCGGCATTCACGGCAGCGGCGCCGGCGATTTGCTCGACGCCATCGTCGCCGCCATCCCGCCTCAGCCGGCTGAAGAAGAGGCGCCGGATGAATCGGTCAAGATCGCGCTGGTGGGCCGTCCCAACGTCGGCAAGTCCTCGTTGTTCAACTGCCTGATCGGTGAGGAGCGGGTGATCGTGAGCGATGTGCCGGGCACCACGCGCGACGCGATTGACACACGCATCGAATTCGTAGAACGTGAATCGTCGGGCGTGGAGGGTGAAATCCTCGACGATTCACGCTCTACCCCCCACGCGCCACGCTCCATCCCAATTACCCTCATAGACACTGCCGGCATACGCAAACGCGGCAGCATCGCCCCCGGCGTAGAGAAGTGGAGCGTGTTGCGCGCGTTCAAGGCAGTGGAGCGCAGCGACGTGGCGTTGCTGCTGCTCGACGCGACCGAGGGCGTCGTCGCGCAGGATGAACACATCGCCGGCTACATCCTCGACGAAAACAAGGGCGTGGTCGTCGTGGTCAACAAGTGGGACTTGATCGAGAGCGCGGAGAAAGTGGCACGCACAGCAAAACCGGTGGAAGGGCTGGGGTTGCTGACGGCGAAGATGCAAGACTTCTTGAAACTGGTTCAGCAGCGGCTGAACTTCATGGCCTACGTGCCGGTGCTGTTCGTCAGCGCCAAGACCGGCTTCCGGACCGACCACATCCTGCCGACCGCCCTGCGCGTGAACGAGGCGCGCGCCATGCGCATCTCCACCGGCGACCTAATGCGCATCGTGCGCGAAGCCAGCGAGCGACACGCCCCACCCACCCGCGCCGGCAAGCGCCTGAAGATCTACATGGCGACGCAGGTCGGCGTGAACCCGCCCACGTTCGTCTTCCATGTCAACGACGCACAACTGGTTCACTTCACCTACCAGCGCTTCCTGGAGAACCGGCTGCGCGAAGAGTTCACCTTCTTGGGCACGCCGATCCGCATGATCTTCCGCGGGCGGAAGGACGAGCGCTAA
- a CDS encoding membrane protein: MTGTILNVVTVLVGTALGVMLGNRLPERMRETVLTGLGLSTIGYAVLNVMDAMADQQHVPFKFIIILLSILFGGIMGELLDLDGALHRFGAALERRFAKSDDAESTARFIRGYVAASLVFCVGPMTILGSIQDGLKGDYSLLAIKSTLDGFAALAFAASLGVGVGFSIITIVVVQGGIALLAGQLQGWFTSPMLAVLSATGALLIIGIGLTLLDLKKIRLANYLPALALGPAIVAVLGALGLPGFA, from the coding sequence ATGACCGGCACGATCCTAAATGTCGTCACGGTATTGGTCGGCACGGCCCTGGGTGTGATGCTGGGCAACCGCCTGCCGGAGCGAATGCGCGAAACGGTGCTCACCGGCCTCGGCCTAAGCACCATCGGCTATGCCGTGCTCAATGTGATGGACGCGATGGCCGACCAGCAGCACGTGCCGTTCAAGTTCATCATCATCTTGCTCAGCATCTTGTTCGGCGGCATCATGGGCGAGCTGCTGGATCTGGACGGCGCGTTGCACCGCTTCGGCGCAGCGCTGGAGCGTCGCTTTGCCAAGAGCGATGACGCCGAAAGCACCGCCCGCTTCATCCGCGGCTATGTCGCCGCCAGCTTGGTGTTCTGCGTCGGGCCGATGACCATCCTCGGCTCGATCCAGGATGGCCTGAAGGGGGACTACTCGCTGCTGGCCATCAAGAGCACGCTCGACGGCTTCGCCGCGCTGGCCTTCGCCGCCTCGCTCGGCGTCGGCGTGGGCTTCTCCATCATTACCATCGTCGTGGTGCAAGGCGGCATCGCGCTGCTGGCCGGCCAGTTGCAGGGATGGTTCACCTCGCCGATGCTGGCCGTGTTGTCGGCAACCGGCGCGCTGCTCATCATCGGCATCGGCCTCACCCTGCTCGACCTGAAGAAGATTCGGCTGGCGAACTATCTACCCGCGCTGGCGCTCGGGCCGGCCATCGTGGCTGTGCTTGGCGCACTGGGGCTGCCGGGCTTCGCTTAG
- the xseB gene encoding exodeoxyribonuclease 7 small subunit, whose protein sequence is MAKKETAEAAVEQLTFEQAFQQLEAIVAQLERGELPLDQSLELYARGQRLVAHCAQLLDRAELRVREIRGD, encoded by the coding sequence ATGGCCAAAAAAGAAACCGCCGAGGCTGCCGTCGAACAGTTGACGTTCGAGCAAGCCTTCCAGCAGCTCGAAGCCATCGTCGCGCAACTCGAGCGAGGCGAATTGCCCCTCGACCAATCGCTGGAACTGTATGCGCGCGGCCAACGGCTCGTCGCGCACTGCGCTCAGCTCCTCGATCGGGCGGAGTTGCGGGTGAGGGAGATTAGAGGAGATTAG
- a CDS encoding DNA recombination/repair protein RecA — translation MAADAKKKALDIALASILKAHGDGAVMRLGEASHMNVDVIPTGSLALDIALGVGGIPRGRITEIYGPESSGKTTICQHIVAQAQKRGGIAAYIDMEHALDPAYAARCGVNVNDLLISQPDTGEQAFDIAEQLIRSNAIDVVVIDSVAALVPKAEIEGEITDMQPGVQARLMSKALRRLAGVIKQTNTAIIFTNQLRQKIGIMFGNPETTTGGMALRFYASVRLDVRRVQAIKSGGEVTGSRTRVRVTKNKVAPPFKEAEFDIMYNEGISTLGDMLDVATGMNIVEKRGTFFMYDGTRIGQGRENAKAYLAEHPDVAARIEAQVRESIAKGQAAQFAPATKPEAGEEDEGVDEFDD, via the coding sequence ATGGCAGCAGATGCAAAGAAGAAGGCGCTCGATATCGCGCTCGCCTCCATCCTCAAAGCCCATGGCGACGGCGCGGTGATGCGCCTGGGGGAAGCATCCCACATGAACGTGGACGTCATCCCCACCGGCAGCCTGGCGCTGGATATTGCGCTCGGCGTCGGTGGCATCCCACGCGGGCGGATCACCGAGATTTACGGCCCCGAATCGTCCGGCAAAACCACGATCTGCCAGCATATCGTCGCGCAGGCGCAGAAGCGGGGTGGCATCGCTGCTTACATTGACATGGAGCATGCGCTCGATCCGGCCTATGCGGCACGCTGCGGCGTGAATGTGAACGACTTGCTCATTTCGCAGCCCGACACGGGCGAGCAGGCGTTCGACATCGCCGAGCAACTCATCCGCTCGAACGCGATTGACGTGGTGGTGATTGATTCCGTGGCAGCGCTGGTGCCGAAAGCCGAGATCGAGGGCGAGATCACCGACATGCAGCCCGGCGTCCAGGCGCGGTTGATGAGCAAGGCGCTCCGGCGGCTGGCCGGTGTGATCAAGCAGACCAACACCGCCATCATCTTCACCAACCAGCTTCGTCAGAAGATCGGCATCATGTTCGGCAACCCGGAGACCACGACCGGCGGCATGGCGTTGCGCTTCTATGCCTCGGTTCGCCTGGATGTGCGCCGGGTGCAGGCCATCAAGTCGGGTGGGGAAGTGACCGGCAGCCGCACCCGCGTGCGCGTGACCAAGAACAAGGTGGCGCCGCCCTTCAAAGAAGCCGAGTTCGACATCATGTACAACGAAGGCATCAGCACGCTCGGCGATATGCTGGATGTGGCCACCGGCATGAACATCGTCGAGAAGCGCGGCACGTTCTTCATGTACGACGGCACACGCATTGGCCAGGGGCGCGAGAACGCCAAGGCCTATTTGGCCGAGCATCCCGATGTCGCTGCCAGGATCGAAGCGCAGGTGCGCGAGTCCATTGCCAAGGGCCAGGCAGCTCAGTTCGCGCCGGCGACCAAGCCGGAGGCCGGCGAAGAAGACGAAGGCGTGGACGAATTCGACGACTGA